A single window of Halobacillus naozhouensis DNA harbors:
- a CDS encoding YqaJ viral recombinase family protein — translation MGVKAQVLSSTADMEHKEWLESRKKGIGGSDAASIAGLNKWKSPMVVYMEKIGEAPNTEPTNEEAAYWGNVMEATVAQEFSRRTGLKVRKRNAILQHPEHEWMLANVDRLIVGKNEGLECKTASEYLKGEWDGEEIPGAYLLQCQHYMAVTGADAWWIAVLIGGNKFVYKKIDRDEELIAYLIDIEKEFWEGRVVKQEPPEIDGSEASSELLKALYPQSEPESETDLDSDTDKLIEGLQQVKEEMNDLNTRKKKYENQLKQILGTYEKGFSNHYVITYKSQERRTVDSKRLKAEKPDLYDEYSKVSSSRPLKFKEAK, via the coding sequence ATGGGTGTAAAAGCGCAAGTGCTAAGCAGTACAGCAGATATGGAACATAAGGAATGGCTTGAATCACGTAAAAAGGGGATTGGTGGAAGTGATGCTGCCTCTATCGCCGGACTAAACAAGTGGAAATCACCAATGGTTGTTTATATGGAAAAGATCGGAGAAGCACCAAACACAGAGCCTACTAATGAAGAAGCTGCTTACTGGGGCAATGTTATGGAAGCGACAGTAGCCCAAGAGTTTAGTCGTCGGACAGGCTTAAAGGTTCGAAAACGAAATGCGATTCTCCAGCACCCTGAGCATGAATGGATGCTTGCTAACGTAGACCGGCTGATTGTTGGAAAAAATGAAGGCCTTGAATGCAAAACAGCCAGTGAGTATTTAAAGGGTGAATGGGATGGGGAGGAAATTCCTGGTGCCTACTTGCTTCAATGCCAACATTATATGGCTGTAACCGGGGCAGATGCCTGGTGGATCGCTGTCCTAATCGGAGGTAATAAATTTGTCTATAAAAAGATTGACCGTGATGAAGAACTTATTGCTTATCTGATCGACATTGAAAAAGAGTTTTGGGAAGGACGTGTGGTGAAGCAAGAACCTCCTGAAATTGATGGATCAGAAGCTTCCAGCGAATTACTTAAAGCATTGTATCCTCAGTCAGAGCCAGAGAGTGAAACAGATCTTGATTCTGATACAGATAAGCTGATTGAGGGACTACAGCAAGTGAAAGAAGAAATGAATGATTTAAATACTCGTAAGAAAAAGTACGAGAATCAATTGAAACAGATTCTAGGAACCTATGAAAAAGGATTCTCTAATCATTATGTTATCACTTATAAATCTCAGGAACGTCGAACGGTAGATTCCAAACGATTAAAAGCTGAAAAACCTGATCTCTATGATGAGTATTCAAAAGTAAGCTCATCCAGGCCACTAAAATTTAAGGAGGCTAAATAA
- the recU gene encoding Holliday junction resolvase RecU yields MKMYQGNRGMGLENLINLTNDTYNRKGLAVINKRPTPVKVMKSKGTKVLSGFYESKSTVDYDGVYQGRAICFEAKSTGEKRFPLKNIHQHQLDYLYLAENVGALCFFLIEFRKLNQVFLVPFSVVQHYVEHAKLGGRKSITFDDFNFYAAAEVRTGNGVPLDYLPVLEKLIREGAA; encoded by the coding sequence ATGAAAATGTACCAGGGCAACAGAGGGATGGGCTTAGAAAACCTGATTAATCTAACGAATGATACTTACAACCGAAAAGGACTAGCTGTGATTAACAAGCGACCAACTCCTGTAAAGGTTATGAAGTCTAAAGGCACAAAGGTGTTGAGCGGGTTTTATGAGTCTAAATCAACCGTAGACTATGACGGTGTATATCAGGGGCGGGCCATCTGTTTTGAAGCTAAATCAACCGGAGAGAAGCGGTTCCCACTGAAAAATATCCATCAGCACCAACTCGACTACTTATACTTAGCTGAGAATGTAGGGGCACTTTGTTTCTTCTTGATCGAGTTCAGGAAATTGAATCAAGTATTCTTAGTGCCTTTCTCAGTCGTGCAGCACTATGTAGAACATGCTAAGTTAGGCGGTCGCAAATCGATCACTTTCGATGACTTTAATTTCTATGCAGCTGCGGAGGTACGGACAGGGAATGGTGTTCCTTTGGATTACCTGCCTGTGCTTGAAAAGCTGATCCGGGAGGGGGCTGCATGA
- a CDS encoding MrcB family domain-containing protein, whose product MREKLIEVMEDYQEFYYTSRTPSTHRVGKNLGVELPRVIASQLSLDDNKYMVTGSYGAGNLTTTPWVAIFDRNITDSAQRGFYIVIIFCSDMSGFYLSLNQGTKYLQTKFKGNKPKEKMAYVARYLRDSLELPQERFPLTSIELKSHTQNAKNYEAANICAKYYGIDDSFDNEQLRTDIRALLAGLDKIKHFMGIKSLDQVIDDIIYDEEIEDTKFQEDISITEADNTPEEPQTPPRTSSRFNSAAYNRNPAKAKEALEKANHRCEFDSTHITFLSSRTGENFVEAHHLVPMERQIDFTYSLDVPGNIVALCPNCHRCIHHGTKRQKNGMLKELFNIRKGKLAKFGIDVDLAQLASYYIMKSHA is encoded by the coding sequence ATGAGGGAAAAATTAATTGAAGTGATGGAAGATTACCAAGAATTCTATTATACAAGTAGAACTCCCAGCACACACCGTGTAGGAAAGAATTTAGGAGTTGAGTTGCCCAGAGTAATTGCTAGTCAACTAAGCCTCGATGATAATAAATATATGGTTACCGGATCATATGGAGCTGGAAATTTAACAACTACTCCGTGGGTGGCAATATTCGATCGTAACATTACAGACAGCGCTCAAAGAGGGTTTTACATAGTAATTATATTCTGCAGTGATATGAGCGGGTTTTACCTCTCATTGAACCAAGGGACAAAATATCTACAAACTAAATTTAAGGGTAATAAACCTAAAGAAAAAATGGCTTATGTTGCAAGGTATTTGAGAGATAGTTTAGAGCTGCCCCAAGAAAGATTTCCTCTAACTAGTATTGAATTAAAATCTCATACGCAAAATGCTAAAAATTATGAGGCTGCTAATATCTGTGCAAAGTATTACGGCATTGATGATAGTTTCGATAATGAACAACTAAGGACCGATATCCGCGCATTACTAGCAGGTCTAGACAAAATAAAACACTTTATGGGAATAAAATCTCTTGATCAAGTTATTGACGACATAATTTATGATGAAGAAATTGAGGATACGAAGTTTCAAGAGGATATTTCAATCACTGAGGCTGATAATACACCAGAAGAGCCACAAACTCCTCCTCGTACTAGCAGTAGGTTTAATAGCGCTGCCTATAATAGAAATCCAGCTAAAGCAAAGGAAGCACTGGAGAAGGCAAACCATCGATGCGAGTTTGATAGTACTCACATTACCTTTCTGTCCTCGAGAACTGGTGAAAATTTCGTAGAAGCACACCATCTCGTCCCAATGGAGCGTCAAATTGATTTTACATATAGTCTTGATGTCCCTGGAAATATAGTTGCTTTATGTCCGAATTGTCATCGATGTATCCATCACGGGACGAAACGACAGAAAAACGGAATGCTTAAGGAATTGTTCAATATAAGGAAAGGAAAACTAGCTAAATTTGGTATAGACGTAGATTTAGCTCAACTTGCTAGTTATTATATAATGAAAAGTCATGCATGA
- the terS gene encoding phage terminase small subunit: MADKHKLAEQDYVKGTKYKEIAEKHNVSINTVKSWKQRHGWSREKGAPKQKSVHTKRKGGQVGNQNAKGHGAPSANTNAVTHGLFSKYLPEETRKIANQINDITPLDILWMNIKMQFAQIMRSQQIMHVESKDDLTKEIKKEKESWGDASSSSETEWEIEFAWDKQANFLNAQSRAMGELRSMLKQFTEMANYDDDRALEAEKMKATIDKTKADTDRSKAEIDKLQNDDSDQPIEIMIKRKGDGE, from the coding sequence GTGGCAGACAAACATAAATTAGCCGAGCAGGATTATGTCAAAGGGACGAAATATAAAGAAATAGCTGAGAAACATAATGTCTCGATCAACACGGTAAAGTCGTGGAAACAACGTCATGGATGGTCACGCGAAAAGGGTGCACCCAAACAAAAAAGTGTGCACACAAAACGAAAGGGTGGTCAGGTTGGCAATCAGAATGCAAAAGGACATGGAGCTCCTTCAGCAAATACGAACGCTGTCACTCATGGATTATTCTCGAAATACTTACCGGAAGAGACACGGAAGATTGCAAACCAGATCAATGATATTACCCCCTTAGACATCCTCTGGATGAATATTAAGATGCAGTTCGCTCAGATAATGCGGTCACAGCAGATCATGCATGTTGAAAGTAAAGATGATCTAACAAAAGAAATAAAGAAAGAAAAAGAAAGCTGGGGGGATGCTTCCAGTAGTTCTGAAACAGAATGGGAGATCGAGTTCGCTTGGGATAAACAGGCGAACTTTTTAAATGCTCAAAGTAGGGCGATGGGTGAGCTACGAAGCATGTTGAAGCAATTTACTGAAATGGCGAATTACGATGATGATCGTGCTCTAGAAGCTGAGAAGATGAAAGCAACTATCGATAAAACGAAAGCTGATACAGATCGATCAAAGGCTGAAATTGATAAGCTCCAGAACGATGATAGTGACCAACCAATCGAGATCATGATCAAAAGAAAAGGTGATGGGGAATGA
- a CDS encoding XtrA/YqaO family protein: protein MRLNEANVNIDNGKLSIETDLLGGNSPFCVVYCGGKAKITTLPDHGETKVITHQGKVKRVKFDEGEEF, encoded by the coding sequence ATGCGATTAAACGAAGCAAATGTAAATATAGATAATGGAAAGCTAAGTATAGAAACTGATTTACTAGGAGGAAATTCCCCTTTCTGTGTCGTATATTGTGGAGGTAAGGCGAAAATAACCACTCTACCTGATCATGGTGAGACAAAGGTCATTACTCATCAGGGTAAAGTGAAGAGGGTAAAGTTTGATGAGGGGGAAGAGTTTTGA
- a CDS encoding DnaD domain protein, with the protein MKNTYYFSHDGNARNDPKILSMRSVYGSEGYGWYWIIIEMLREQNDYKIKINKYTWNALAMQLQCDADAAHRFASDCINEFELLHSDGEYFWSESLLKRMEVKDTKSEKAKKAAQARWNKKVRNDKDSSDSKANKKSSNAEGMQAHSERNATAMPNKVKKSKENESKEVVEDEKSSTTTDAIQFYQSNFGMIRPQTSEEILAWIDDLGDEMVLVAMKRSLDRNKPSWGYVKSILQSWVNKNITTVKQAQAEEVEFRNRKQGNSFGKQSNEVIPEWFNQRSVQDRGESEGKQPTQIQSDATKLDIGVRIGRSLERIVTEGGLEGYGLTENDIELVKNKKATALDVLQSRSELRVVGS; encoded by the coding sequence ATGAAGAATACTTATTACTTCTCTCATGATGGAAATGCAAGAAATGACCCCAAGATCTTATCCATGAGGAGTGTTTATGGTTCAGAAGGATATGGATGGTATTGGATCATTATAGAAATGCTTCGTGAGCAAAATGATTACAAAATAAAGATCAATAAATACACATGGAATGCACTTGCAATGCAACTGCAATGCGACGCAGATGCGGCGCATAGGTTTGCATCAGATTGCATAAACGAATTTGAACTCTTGCATTCAGACGGAGAATATTTTTGGTCAGAATCACTCCTTAAACGCATGGAAGTGAAGGATACAAAATCAGAAAAAGCGAAGAAAGCGGCTCAAGCAAGATGGAACAAGAAAGTCCGCAACGACAAGGATTCAAGCGATTCTAAAGCAAATAAAAAATCTAGCAATGCTGAAGGTATGCAAGCGCATAGCGAACGCAATGCAACCGCAATGCCTAATAAAGTAAAGAAAAGTAAAGAAAATGAAAGTAAAGAAGTAGTTGAAGATGAAAAATCGTCAACAACAACGGATGCCATTCAATTCTATCAAAGCAATTTCGGGATGATTCGTCCTCAAACCTCTGAGGAGATTTTAGCATGGATTGATGACCTTGGTGATGAAATGGTTCTTGTTGCCATGAAACGATCTCTGGATCGTAATAAACCCAGCTGGGGGTATGTGAAGAGCATTCTCCAATCATGGGTAAACAAAAATATTACCACGGTCAAGCAGGCGCAGGCTGAGGAAGTTGAATTCAGAAATAGAAAGCAAGGCAATTCCTTTGGGAAACAAAGCAATGAGGTTATTCCAGAGTGGTTTAATCAACGCAGTGTGCAGGACAGGGGCGAAAGTGAAGGGAAGCAACCAACTCAAATTCAGAGCGACGCTACTAAACTCGATATCGGTGTAAGAATTGGACGATCCCTTGAGAGAATTGTAACTGAAGGTGGTCTCGAGGGTTATGGACTAACTGAGAATGATATTGAACTTGTTAAGAATAAAAAAGCTACAGCTTTAGATGTATTGCAGTCAAGGTCTGAGCTTAGAGTCGTGGGCTCATAG
- a CDS encoding DUF3908 family protein, with protein sequence MPEVNLQTFKEMMNKATFHDLSIEGQLHSLNHVVEEEKIEVFYAKNAFRDKSFSEVEVLIFEKDALLKFDFSIERSVNATIHHYRNIEDVKLTYNAEGQGMLNIKFAGNEQILLDSSEDLGRRNEECKKKILSVFKLLK encoded by the coding sequence ATGCCAGAAGTAAACCTGCAAACCTTTAAGGAAATGATGAATAAGGCTACTTTTCACGACTTAAGTATTGAGGGTCAACTTCATTCGCTCAATCATGTAGTTGAAGAAGAAAAAATTGAAGTATTCTATGCTAAAAATGCTTTTAGAGACAAATCCTTTTCAGAAGTTGAGGTTCTCATTTTTGAAAAAGATGCTTTATTGAAGTTTGATTTTTCAATAGAAAGAAGTGTAAATGCTACAATTCACCACTATAGAAATATAGAAGATGTAAAACTAACATATAATGCTGAAGGTCAAGGGATGTTGAATATCAAGTTTGCCGGCAACGAGCAAATTTTATTAGATAGCTCTGAAGATTTAGGAAGAAGAAATGAAGAGTGTAAGAAGAAAATTTTATCGGTATTTAAGCTGTTAAAATAA
- a CDS encoding phage terminase small subunit-related protein, with amino-acid sequence MPRKLDPRKDKAFELWKRSKGKRNLKGIADELDCSPSQV; translated from the coding sequence ATGCCGAGGAAGCTAGATCCGCGGAAAGATAAAGCATTTGAGTTATGGAAAAGAAGCAAGGGTAAACGTAATTTAAAAGGTATTGCTGATGAGTTAGATTGTTCCCCCTCTCAAGTCTGA
- a CDS encoding PBSX family phage terminase large subunit — protein sequence MEKEVNPHFEDFLFDWNQKFQFLVGGYGSSKSYHVALKIILKLFEEKRTALVVREVYDTHRESTHSLFEEIIEDLGLSHKVKCPTSPLQVRFPNGSKIIFKGMDKPVKLKSINNISLIWLEECSEIKYAGFKELLGRLRHPTLKLYMILSTNPVSEDNWTFKHFFKDNRNKRTVLDDEELYKKRTIVVGNTYYHHSLADDNLFLPESYIDQLEEMKEYDPDLYRVARKGRFGINGIRVLPQFIVKPHDEVMKEVTRMRPSMKKVGMDFGFEDSYNAVIRMAIDHDKKYLYIYWEYYKNKMTDDKTAEELAEFKKTRELIKADSAEPKTIQFFKQNRFNMEGATKFQGSRLQNTKKVKRFKKIICSDNCPNTIYELKDLTYKKDKLGEIIQDEFNIDAHTFSAVWYGLDDYEVADLKGGGMASGASAW from the coding sequence ATTGAAAAAGAAGTGAACCCACACTTTGAAGACTTCCTCTTTGATTGGAATCAGAAGTTTCAGTTTCTAGTCGGTGGTTATGGATCCTCGAAAAGCTATCATGTGGCCCTGAAGATCATTCTTAAATTATTTGAAGAAAAGCGAACGGCACTTGTAGTTCGTGAAGTATATGATACTCATAGAGAATCTACCCATTCCTTATTTGAAGAGATTATTGAGGACCTGGGGCTTAGTCATAAAGTTAAGTGCCCGACCTCACCATTACAAGTTAGATTCCCTAACGGCTCAAAGATCATATTTAAAGGAATGGATAAGCCAGTAAAGCTGAAATCCATTAACAACATATCTCTCATATGGTTAGAGGAATGTTCAGAGATTAAATATGCTGGTTTTAAAGAACTTCTTGGTCGTTTAAGGCATCCCACTTTAAAGCTGTACATGATTCTTTCGACAAACCCTGTAAGTGAGGATAATTGGACCTTTAAGCATTTCTTTAAGGATAATCGTAATAAACGTACTGTTCTTGACGATGAAGAACTTTATAAGAAAAGAACCATCGTCGTTGGTAATACGTATTATCATCACTCTTTAGCAGACGATAATTTATTCCTGCCGGAAAGTTATATCGACCAGCTGGAAGAGATGAAAGAATACGACCCAGATTTATACCGCGTTGCTAGAAAAGGTCGCTTCGGCATTAACGGTATTCGAGTCCTCCCTCAGTTTATAGTGAAACCGCATGACGAAGTGATGAAGGAAGTTACAAGAATGCGGCCTTCTATGAAGAAGGTGGGCATGGACTTTGGGTTTGAGGATTCTTACAATGCTGTTATTCGAATGGCCATCGACCATGATAAAAAGTATCTCTATATCTATTGGGAGTATTACAAGAACAAGATGACCGATGATAAAACCGCTGAGGAATTAGCTGAGTTTAAAAAGACAAGGGAACTGATCAAGGCTGATTCAGCGGAGCCCAAGACCATTCAGTTTTTTAAGCAAAACAGATTCAACATGGAGGGCGCTACGAAGTTCCAGGGCTCTCGATTGCAAAATACTAAGAAGGTCAAACGATTTAAGAAGATCATTTGCTCTGATAATTGTCCAAATACAATATATGAGCTTAAGGATCTAACCTACAAAAAGGATAAGTTAGGGGAAATTATTCAAGATGAATTTAATATCGATGCCCACACATTTTCAGCTGTCTGGTATGGATTAGATGACTATGAAGTTGCTGATCTAAAAGGTGGGGGAATGGCAAGTGGAGCAAGCGCCTGGTAA
- a CDS encoding YjcZ family sporulation protein: protein MSYGCGGNFGGVGGFGGYGGYRHKKGNDFALIVVLFILLIIVGAALFNDKKDC from the coding sequence ATGAGTTACGGATGTGGTGGTAACTTTGGCGGCGTCGGCGGTTTCGGCGGCTATGGTGGTTACAGACACAAAAAAGGTAATGACTTTGCGCTGATCGTAGTATTATTTATTCTCCTAATAATTGTAGGAGCAGCACTTTTTAATGATAAAAAGGATTGTTAA
- the recT gene encoding recombination protein RecT produces the protein MATNSTTKSQLAKRKNNNSVEKQNNPANTIQAYMKKMGPEFEKALPKHMDADRLGRIALTTIRQNPKLLECSIPSLMGAVMQSAQLGLEPGLIGHCYLVPFYNGKAKQMDVQFIIGYKGMIDLARRSGHIESIYAHTVHENDEFEYELGLHPKLVHKPATGERGDMEFVYAVAHFKDGGYQFEVFSTNDVEKVKQRSKAGNNGPWKTDYEEMAKKTVIRRMFKYLPISIEIQQQASQDDTVRKGITEEANSVHDQEYINMPTPEEPGEEQPKDNPEITTEQAAMDLK, from the coding sequence ATGGCTACCAACTCAACAACGAAAAGCCAGCTTGCCAAACGTAAAAATAACAATTCGGTAGAAAAGCAAAACAATCCAGCTAACACAATCCAAGCTTACATGAAGAAGATGGGTCCAGAATTTGAAAAGGCACTTCCTAAGCATATGGATGCGGATCGCTTAGGGCGTATTGCACTCACAACTATCCGTCAGAACCCTAAACTACTAGAATGCTCCATTCCTTCTCTCATGGGAGCTGTGATGCAATCAGCACAATTAGGACTGGAACCTGGCTTGATCGGTCACTGTTATCTGGTTCCTTTTTATAACGGTAAAGCAAAGCAAATGGATGTCCAGTTCATCATTGGCTATAAGGGCATGATCGACCTTGCTAGACGCTCTGGGCATATCGAAAGTATATATGCCCACACAGTGCATGAGAACGACGAGTTTGAATATGAGCTAGGGTTGCACCCTAAACTCGTTCACAAACCAGCTACAGGTGAACGTGGGGACATGGAATTTGTTTATGCAGTAGCTCACTTTAAAGACGGTGGTTATCAGTTTGAAGTGTTCAGCACCAATGATGTGGAGAAAGTGAAGCAACGTTCTAAGGCAGGAAATAACGGCCCTTGGAAAACGGATTATGAAGAAATGGCTAAGAAAACGGTTATTCGCCGCATGTTCAAATACTTGCCGATCAGCATTGAAATTCAGCAACAAGCCTCACAGGATGATACAGTCCGGAAAGGTATCACAGAAGAAGCGAACTCAGTTCATGATCAAGAGTACATTAATATGCCAACACCCGAAGAACCAGGGGAAGAGCAACCAAAAGATAATCCAGAAATAACAACTGAGCAAGCAGCTATGGACCTTAAGTAA
- a CDS encoding DUF3231 family protein, which produces MGILSGNQQKEPLHYGEVFSLWSYLSVAKGNSASYQTMYNHAGDKELKRLLEELVQGAKQETQDIEEILKINGVVLPPSPPERSVADLEDIPVGARLNDPEISATVSLNIAQGLVACSQAIGQSTREDIAMLFGQFHMNKAQAGAKALRLNKEKGWLVLPPLHKKS; this is translated from the coding sequence ATGGGTATTCTTAGTGGTAATCAACAAAAAGAACCTCTACATTATGGTGAAGTATTCAGTCTCTGGAGCTATTTATCTGTTGCAAAAGGGAACTCGGCAAGTTACCAAACCATGTACAATCATGCAGGTGATAAAGAGTTAAAGCGCCTTTTGGAAGAGCTAGTCCAAGGTGCTAAACAGGAAACACAGGATATTGAAGAAATTCTTAAAATCAATGGGGTTGTTTTACCTCCATCACCTCCTGAGCGCTCAGTAGCAGACCTTGAAGACATTCCCGTAGGTGCTAGATTAAATGACCCGGAAATAAGTGCAACTGTGTCCTTAAATATTGCTCAAGGGCTTGTCGCATGCAGTCAAGCAATTGGTCAATCAACTCGAGAAGATATAGCTATGTTATTTGGACAGTTCCACATGAATAAAGCTCAAGCCGGTGCCAAAGCTCTTAGATTAAATAAGGAAAAAGGCTGGTTAGTTTTGCCACCTTTGCACAAAAAGAGCTAA
- a CDS encoding DNA-binding response regulator, with the protein MNKKQIEEALRDYNWMINEIKRQRGLLEDAGTNLVAQSGIESILPKAQGESGDPVAQEVVRRDKKFTWVHKLEKKVLFIQERMSVIENERERAVLECLLDGMSMIAISNHMGLSRRHIYNIKETIVDRIAHFSHFAQESTTQKQCV; encoded by the coding sequence ATGAATAAGAAGCAGATTGAGGAAGCATTACGTGATTATAACTGGATGATCAATGAGATCAAGAGACAAAGAGGATTACTTGAGGATGCTGGGACGAATCTAGTTGCTCAGTCTGGCATTGAATCCATCCTTCCTAAAGCGCAAGGGGAGTCTGGGGATCCAGTCGCTCAGGAAGTCGTTAGGAGAGATAAGAAGTTTACGTGGGTGCACAAGTTGGAAAAGAAAGTGTTGTTTATTCAGGAGCGCATGTCTGTGATTGAGAACGAGCGTGAGAGGGCTGTGCTTGAGTGCTTATTGGACGGAATGAGTATGATTGCTATTAGTAATCATATGGGACTATCCAGAAGGCATATTTACAACATCAAAGAAACTATAGTGGACAGAATTGCACACTTTTCACACTTTGCCCAGGAATCGACAACCCAAAAGCAGTGCGTTTAA
- a CDS encoding phage minor capsid protein translates to MNNKILKYISNVVQRIIGLVAEARDLGDEKKAQSLIDEVTGILDQFGLEMEVVIPKAVIENYFGGVDQATKLMSQAGLEVNQTLTLTKSGQVAKGFQKKIHMEALEQIADDTLLDFKAAIRTAKKSSKASITGALESVKRDLAEGYIAGNTRKVINKRVADSFAENGLTAFTTVDGRNLPLDFYASTVTKTKMKEANVKGSTNRYTESGVNLVQISTHYPTCHECARYQGLVVSLTGEHDGFPSIVADIALPPYHPNCSHGISPYVLEFKTEQEIGEAKSRWQNFKPEKDTRSATQKREYNKEQDARRRANEEKKQYARWQMVLGKGAPATLGAFRRMKRQNTAKFQELQSEYRSIAQEVVRDRSQ, encoded by the coding sequence ATGAACAATAAGATACTCAAGTACATTTCCAATGTTGTTCAAAGGATCATCGGGTTAGTTGCTGAAGCTCGTGATCTAGGGGATGAAAAGAAAGCTCAATCGCTCATCGATGAGGTTACCGGTATCCTGGATCAATTCGGTTTAGAAATGGAAGTCGTTATTCCTAAAGCAGTCATTGAGAATTACTTTGGTGGTGTCGATCAGGCAACTAAGTTAATGTCCCAGGCAGGGTTAGAAGTAAATCAAACATTAACTCTGACTAAAAGTGGCCAAGTTGCTAAAGGATTTCAAAAGAAGATTCACATGGAAGCCTTAGAGCAAATCGCGGACGACACACTCCTTGATTTCAAGGCGGCTATACGTACAGCGAAGAAAAGCTCCAAAGCTTCTATCACTGGAGCGTTGGAAAGTGTGAAGCGGGATCTTGCGGAAGGCTATATTGCAGGTAATACCAGGAAGGTCATTAACAAACGAGTAGCAGACTCATTTGCAGAGAATGGCTTGACGGCATTTACTACTGTTGATGGCAGAAACTTGCCCCTAGACTTCTATGCTAGTACAGTCACAAAAACCAAAATGAAGGAAGCTAATGTTAAAGGTTCAACCAATCGATACACCGAAAGTGGTGTCAATTTAGTACAGATAAGTACTCATTATCCAACGTGTCATGAATGCGCTCGTTATCAAGGACTAGTGGTGAGTTTAACGGGTGAGCATGATGGATTTCCGAGTATAGTAGCTGATATAGCCTTGCCTCCGTACCACCCAAATTGTTCACATGGAATTTCGCCTTATGTACTAGAATTCAAAACAGAGCAAGAGATTGGAGAGGCTAAGAGTCGTTGGCAGAACTTCAAACCTGAAAAGGATACTCGTTCAGCTACTCAAAAGAGAGAGTACAACAAAGAGCAGGATGCGAGAAGGCGAGCAAATGAGGAGAAAAAGCAATACGCACGCTGGCAGATGGTTCTCGGTAAGGGCGCACCTGCCACATTGGGAGCTTTCAGGCGAATGAAAAGGCAGAATACAGCCAAGTTCCAAGAACTTCAAAGTGAATACAGGAGTATTGCTCAGGAAGTAGTGAGGGATAGGAGCCAATAG